One Myxococcales bacterium genomic window carries:
- a CDS encoding LysM peptidoglycan-binding domain-containing protein — MKRLLATVAVALALTVAGPARADRDYLIYKVRPGDTLALLAAEYYGDRTHAVFIMVANKLDHPRALKPGEKLRLPVSRVVTVAVGDTFEGLAQAYLGDKRRARYLAEFNGLDPADSLAAGAQLTIPFHVVHTAAGEESLGSIAAAYFGDSKNGPLLRGYNFLDRDTLAAGESIVIPINHVKVRASAMPPVDAESKARTQKREQMMEIATRALPRAADAWRAGAYADVKRELIAVDLDFVDGDRAAALGQLLGAAYVALGDEVSARAAFQRVIERRPRTTMSVYWYSPRIVAVWTKAGGQLADDS, encoded by the coding sequence GTGAAGCGGCTGCTCGCGACGGTGGCCGTGGCCCTGGCGCTGACGGTGGCCGGCCCGGCCCGCGCCGACCGCGACTACCTGATCTACAAGGTCCGGCCCGGCGACACCCTCGCGCTGCTCGCGGCCGAGTACTACGGCGACCGCACCCACGCGGTGTTCATCATGGTCGCCAACAAGCTCGACCACCCGCGCGCGCTCAAGCCGGGCGAGAAGCTGCGCCTGCCGGTGTCGCGGGTCGTGACCGTCGCCGTCGGCGACACCTTCGAGGGCCTCGCGCAGGCCTACCTGGGCGACAAGCGCCGCGCGCGCTACCTCGCCGAGTTCAACGGCCTCGATCCGGCCGACAGCCTCGCCGCCGGCGCCCAGCTGACGATCCCGTTCCACGTCGTCCACACGGCCGCCGGCGAGGAGAGCCTCGGCAGCATCGCCGCCGCCTACTTCGGCGACAGCAAGAACGGCCCGCTCCTCCGCGGCTACAACTTCCTCGACCGCGACACGCTCGCGGCCGGCGAGTCGATCGTCATCCCGATCAACCACGTCAAGGTCCGGGCCTCGGCGATGCCGCCGGTCGACGCCGAGTCCAAGGCCCGGACCCAGAAGCGCGAGCAGATGATGGAGATCGCGACGCGGGCGCTGCCGCGCGCCGCCGACGCCTGGCGCGCCGGCGCCTACGCCGACGTCAAGCGCGAGCTGATCGCGGTCGATCTCGACTTCGTCGACGGCGATCGCGCCGCCGCGCTCGGCCAGCTCCTCGGCGCGGCCTACGTCGCGCTCGGCGACGAGGTCTCGGCGCGCGCCGCGTTCCAGCGGGTGATCGAGCGCCGGCCCCGGACCACGATGTCGGTGTACTGGTACTCGCCGCGGATCGTGGCGGTGTGGACCAAGGCCGGGGGCCAGCTCGCCGATGATTCGTAG
- a CDS encoding serine/threonine protein kinase, translating to MIERIGNCRIVEEVASGGMAVVYRAIQDTLGRTVAIKALKSAAATEEHIATRFEREAKSLATLQHENIISVYDFHREHGSLFIVMEYVSGIDLYDLLERSGRLPFDLAAIVALQVARALDYIHYRGIVHRDIKPANIMLARQGGVKLMDFGIARDKSFEDLTEAGIGIGTPAYMSPEQILGDKLDARSDLFSLGIVLYQMLTGGKPFVEDEQRSVMHKIRLERHPRVRKLNPDIPRDLERIVDKCLEKQPRDRWQSAQQVVMALERLLARYVEINYHARLVMFLRAQGVITQLEADEYVSPLVGVPGQSAAGQPNVAARMTGRRGAMIQGVILGVLLLMIGLIHVAPLGEAAPAAPAPVVRGHVLVVAYPWGDVMVDQVAVGATPLPQPIELTAGAHTIIVTHPWFEPIERTVDVTETSRERPLEVRIDFERDGALVPGKIIPKEAP from the coding sequence ATGATCGAGCGGATCGGCAACTGCCGCATCGTCGAGGAGGTCGCGTCGGGCGGCATGGCCGTGGTCTACCGCGCGATCCAGGACACCCTCGGCCGCACCGTCGCGATCAAGGCGCTCAAGTCCGCCGCCGCCACCGAGGAGCACATCGCGACCCGCTTCGAGCGCGAGGCCAAGAGCCTCGCGACGCTGCAGCACGAGAACATCATCAGCGTCTACGACTTCCACCGCGAGCACGGCTCGCTGTTCATCGTGATGGAGTACGTGTCGGGGATCGATCTCTACGATCTCCTCGAGCGCTCGGGCCGGCTGCCGTTCGACCTCGCCGCGATCGTCGCGCTGCAGGTCGCGCGCGCGCTCGACTACATCCACTACCGCGGCATCGTCCACCGCGACATCAAGCCCGCCAACATCATGCTCGCGCGCCAGGGCGGCGTGAAGCTGATGGACTTCGGCATCGCGCGCGACAAGTCGTTCGAGGATCTCACCGAGGCCGGCATCGGCATCGGCACGCCCGCGTACATGTCGCCCGAGCAGATCCTCGGCGACAAGCTCGACGCCCGCTCGGACCTGTTCTCGCTCGGCATCGTGCTCTACCAGATGCTCACCGGCGGCAAGCCGTTCGTCGAGGACGAGCAGCGCTCGGTCATGCACAAGATCCGGCTCGAGCGCCACCCGCGGGTGCGCAAGCTCAACCCCGACATCCCGCGCGACCTCGAGCGCATCGTCGACAAGTGCCTCGAGAAGCAGCCGCGCGATCGCTGGCAGTCGGCGCAGCAGGTCGTGATGGCGCTCGAGCGGCTGCTGGCCCGCTACGTCGAGATCAACTACCACGCGCGCCTGGTCATGTTCCTGCGGGCCCAGGGCGTGATCACGCAGCTCGAGGCCGACGAGTACGTGAGCCCGCTCGTCGGCGTGCCCGGCCAGTCGGCCGCGGGCCAGCCCAACGTGGCGGCGCGCATGACCGGCCGGCGCGGCGCGATGATCCAGGGCGTGATCCTGGGCGTGCTGCTGCTGATGATCGGCCTCATCCACGTCGCGCCGCTGGGCGAGGCCGCGCCGGCCGCGCCGGCCCCGGTCGTGCGCGGGCACGTCCTGGTGGTCGCGTACCCGTGGGGCGACGTCATGGTCGATCAGGTCGCGGTCGGCGCGACCCCGTTGCCGCAGCCGATCGAGCTGACCGCGGGCGCCCACACGATCATCGTCACCCATCCCTGGTTCGAGCCGATCGAGCGCACCGTCGACGTGACCGAGACGTCGCGCGAGCGCCCGCTCGAGGTGCGGATCGACTTCGAGCGCGACGGCGCGCTCGTGCCGGGCAAGATCATCCCGAAGGAGGCCCCGTGA
- a CDS encoding PilZ domain-containing protein, whose translation MSRRAVRIRAQLAATVQPVAGELFVCQTRDVSSVGCFLDTVTPLELGTQVHIHIFDRTRGAPIEILGEVSRALTGVNPGLGIRLHAPPDDWKLMVAVLAHASSAPDKPARRLRVLVVGDERRQRGALALYVTSGWDVQFATDLDSTVEALRGVHLDAVIAEHDVADERWHDVLGAARRMQPATRRIVRGAFDGPAPTSPLVHRFVERDAGLDALLDALTADMTVTA comes from the coding sequence GTGTCTCGACGTGCCGTGCGCATCCGGGCCCAGCTCGCGGCGACCGTCCAGCCGGTCGCGGGCGAGCTGTTCGTGTGCCAGACCCGGGACGTGTCGTCGGTGGGGTGCTTCCTCGACACGGTCACGCCGCTCGAGCTCGGCACCCAGGTCCACATCCACATCTTCGATCGCACGCGGGGCGCGCCGATCGAGATCCTGGGTGAGGTCAGCCGGGCCCTGACTGGCGTCAACCCCGGCCTCGGCATCCGCCTGCACGCGCCGCCCGACGACTGGAAGCTGATGGTCGCGGTGCTGGCCCACGCGTCGAGCGCGCCCGACAAGCCGGCGCGACGGCTGCGGGTGCTGGTGGTCGGCGACGAGCGGCGGCAGCGCGGCGCCCTGGCGCTGTACGTGACCAGCGGCTGGGACGTGCAGTTCGCGACCGACCTCGACAGCACCGTCGAGGCGCTGCGCGGCGTCCACCTCGACGCGGTCATCGCCGAGCACGACGTCGCCGACGAGCGCTGGCACGACGTGCTCGGCGCGGCCCGGCGGATGCAACCGGCGACGCGCCGGATCGTGCGCGGGGCCTTCGACGGGCCGGCGCCGACCTCGCCGCTGGTGCACCGCTTCGTCGAGCGCGACGCCGGGCTCGACGCCCTGCTCGACGCGCTGACCGCCGACATGACCGTGACCGCCTGA
- a CDS encoding protein kinase: protein MSTPAPRHFCPRCRASYPAPQAFCSECGTDMLRVSAIDLASARDAALGETRRVDAPHVTRADRRINASNQAWLGTIVDGRYRVLEVIGRGGMGVVYKVEHVRMGKIAAMKVLHRDLADDPDVVQRFEREAAAVSRLQHPNAVQVFDFGAAQGALYLIMEYVRGQDLGSVVDRDGPLPFARVAPLVTQILGALTEAHELGIVHRDLKPDNVLVTRTTGGRDFAKVLDFGLAKLAHAGAPDVSDQGQIVGTPYFMAPEQIRGDDVDARTDVYAMGALMYRLVTGTYVFTAATAVGVLTKHLTAEVEPPSRRAPDAGIAPELDDLILRALAKDPAARWASATAMAAAIDEAYGLLVGDRASLAASRALPGSSRPRARALTEDDEPLSELRLRRSDLDRYERSLRRGRWLAVVAVLAVLAALAAGAAWWFMWRTAAPVRAEREPNDTPAQANRIAVDTTVTGLLGRRRSPSEPDVDVYRLPRRGPGALTIALTAVPNIDVTLTVRDGAGLIVASADEQAVGGDEHLYARRVTGPVTIEVGQAMTTALPIENVSDRYRLDVRVAPDDPAWEREPNGDRSDAAAVAPSATVRGRLEARTDVDALRWTGPAGPVVVEVAAPDELPLSWRGPDGTDRAPGRATMTLATDDVITLRRRDRDAAKGPLPGAEATWAVTMIPAP, encoded by the coding sequence GTGTCGACGCCGGCGCCTCGCCATTTCTGCCCGCGGTGCCGCGCCAGCTACCCGGCGCCGCAGGCGTTCTGCTCCGAGTGCGGCACCGACATGCTGCGGGTGTCCGCGATCGACCTGGCGTCGGCGCGCGACGCGGCGCTGGGCGAGACCCGGCGCGTCGACGCCCCGCACGTGACCCGGGCCGATCGCCGGATCAACGCCTCGAACCAGGCGTGGCTGGGCACGATCGTCGACGGGCGCTACCGCGTGCTCGAGGTCATCGGCCGCGGCGGCATGGGCGTGGTCTACAAGGTCGAGCACGTCCGCATGGGCAAGATCGCGGCGATGAAGGTGCTGCACCGCGATCTGGCCGACGACCCCGACGTGGTCCAGCGGTTCGAGCGCGAGGCCGCGGCGGTGTCCCGGCTGCAGCACCCCAACGCGGTCCAGGTGTTCGACTTCGGCGCGGCCCAGGGCGCCCTGTACCTCATCATGGAGTACGTGCGCGGCCAGGATCTGGGCAGCGTGGTCGACCGCGACGGGCCGCTGCCGTTCGCCCGGGTCGCCCCGCTCGTGACCCAGATCCTCGGCGCGCTGACCGAGGCCCACGAGCTCGGCATCGTCCACCGCGATCTCAAGCCCGACAACGTGCTCGTGACCCGCACCACCGGCGGCCGCGACTTCGCCAAGGTGCTCGACTTCGGCCTGGCCAAGCTGGCCCACGCCGGCGCGCCCGACGTCAGCGATCAGGGCCAGATCGTCGGCACGCCGTACTTCATGGCGCCAGAGCAGATCCGCGGCGACGACGTCGACGCCCGCACCGACGTCTACGCGATGGGCGCGCTGATGTACCGGCTGGTGACCGGCACGTACGTCTTCACCGCGGCGACCGCGGTCGGCGTCCTGACCAAGCACCTCACCGCCGAGGTCGAGCCGCCGTCGCGGCGGGCGCCGGACGCGGGGATCGCGCCCGAGCTCGACGACCTGATCCTCCGGGCGCTGGCCAAGGATCCGGCCGCGCGGTGGGCGTCGGCGACCGCGATGGCGGCGGCGATCGACGAGGCCTACGGCCTCCTGGTCGGGGATCGCGCGAGCCTGGCCGCGTCGCGGGCCCTGCCGGGCTCGAGCCGCCCGCGGGCCCGGGCCCTGACCGAGGACGATGAGCCGCTGTCGGAGCTGCGCCTGCGCCGCTCCGATCTCGACCGCTACGAGCGCTCGCTCCGCCGGGGCCGCTGGCTGGCGGTGGTCGCGGTGCTGGCGGTGCTGGCGGCCCTGGCGGCCGGCGCGGCGTGGTGGTTCATGTGGCGGACCGCGGCGCCGGTCCGCGCCGAGCGCGAGCCCAACGACACCCCCGCGCAGGCCAACCGCATCGCCGTCGACACCACCGTCACCGGCCTGCTCGGGCGACGGCGCTCCCCGTCGGAGCCGGACGTCGACGTGTACCGGCTGCCGCGCCGGGGCCCGGGCGCGCTGACGATCGCGCTGACCGCCGTGCCGAACATCGACGTGACGCTGACCGTGCGCGACGGCGCCGGGCTGATCGTGGCCAGCGCCGACGAGCAGGCGGTCGGCGGCGACGAGCACCTGTACGCGCGCCGGGTCACCGGCCCGGTGACGATCGAGGTCGGCCAGGCCATGACCACGGCGCTGCCGATCGAGAACGTGTCCGATCGCTACCGGCTCGACGTGCGGGTCGCGCCGGACGATCCGGCGTGGGAGCGCGAGCCCAACGGCGACCGCAGCGACGCGGCCGCGGTCGCGCCGTCGGCGACCGTGCGCGGCCGGCTCGAGGCCCGCACCGACGTCGACGCCCTGCGCTGGACCGGCCCCGCGGGCCCGGTGGTCGTCGAGGTCGCGGCGCCCGACGAGCTGCCGCTGTCGTGGCGAGGTCCCGACGGCACCGACCGCGCGCCGGGCCGGGCGACGATGACCCTGGCGACGGACGACGTGATCACGCTGCGCCGCCGCGACCGCGACGCCGCCAAGGGGCCGCTGCCCGGGGCCGAGGCGACCTGGGCGGTGACGATGATCCCGGCGCCGTGA